One region of Acidimicrobiales bacterium genomic DNA includes:
- a CDS encoding type II toxin-antitoxin system prevent-host-death family antitoxin — translation MSEVSIRDLRNHGGEVVERVERGERLIVTRDGRRVAELRPLGRLPVKATVLVERWSRVPRVDPERLRRDLDEVIDFRL, via the coding sequence ATGAGCGAGGTGTCGATCAGGGACCTGAGAAACCACGGGGGCGAGGTCGTAGAGAGGGTGGAGCGCGGTGAACGGCTGATCGTTACACGCGATGGCCGGCGGGTCGCCGAACTGCGCCCCCTCGGACGGCTCCCCGTCAAGGCGACCGTGTTGGTCGAGCGGTGGTCCCGAGTGCCTCGCGTTGATCCCGAGCGTCTTCGCCGGGACCTCGACGAGGTGATCGACTTCCGTCTGTGA
- a CDS encoding type II toxin-antitoxin system VapC family toxin: MTDRGILDTSTVVLLGRLDPEHLPEEPLITAVTLAELSVGPLVATTRKERSSRQAVLQHTEADFEPLPFDAEGARAFGRVAASLRAAGRKVEARGYDAMIAATAIANGLPLFTVNRADFSGIDGLDLRQIPHPDQS; this comes from the coding sequence GTGACCGACCGGGGAATACTCGACACCTCGACGGTCGTGCTCCTCGGTCGACTGGACCCGGAACACCTACCGGAAGAGCCTCTGATAACCGCCGTGACCCTGGCGGAGCTGTCGGTCGGTCCGCTGGTGGCGACGACTCGCAAGGAGCGGTCATCCCGCCAGGCCGTACTACAGCACACCGAGGCCGACTTCGAGCCGTTGCCATTCGATGCCGAGGGCGCCAGGGCGTTCGGCCGCGTGGCCGCTTCGCTCCGGGCGGCTGGTCGAAAGGTCGAGGCCCGCGGCTACGACGCAATGATCGCGGCCACGGCCATCGCCAACGGCCTCCCGCTCTTCACTGTCAACCGCGCCGACTTCTCGGGGATAGACGGCCTCGATCTCCGTCAGATCCCCCATCCTGACCAATCGTGA
- a CDS encoding SDR family oxidoreductase translates to MSIDPLFDFTGKVALVTGGSRGLGYQMVRAFAERGADVVIASRKIENCEKVAQEMRELGRRALAHRVHAAKWDSIDRLIDDVYSELGRVDILVNNAGMSPPMPSDQISEELFDSVVGLNFKGPFRLASQIAKRMSDGDGGVIINVSSSGSLMPLPQVIPYGCAKAALNAMTRSLAAEYGPKVRVNTLVPGPFLTDIADAWPEQQRRLQPNAVGRPGRPDEIVTAALFLASPSSTFTNAALVRVDGALPLGQ, encoded by the coding sequence ATGAGCATTGATCCGCTTTTTGATTTCACCGGCAAGGTCGCGCTGGTCACCGGGGGGAGCCGCGGTCTGGGCTACCAGATGGTGCGGGCGTTCGCCGAGCGCGGCGCCGATGTTGTGATCGCCAGCCGGAAGATCGAGAACTGCGAGAAGGTCGCTCAGGAAATGCGGGAGCTGGGCCGGCGGGCGTTAGCGCACCGGGTTCACGCCGCCAAGTGGGACTCGATCGACCGTCTCATCGACGACGTCTACTCGGAGCTTGGCCGCGTCGACATCCTCGTGAACAACGCGGGCATGAGCCCCCCGATGCCGAGCGACCAGATATCCGAAGAGCTGTTCGACAGCGTGGTCGGCCTCAATTTCAAAGGCCCTTTCCGGCTCGCGAGCCAAATCGCAAAACGGATGTCGGACGGGGACGGTGGTGTAATCATCAACGTCTCGTCGTCGGGGTCGCTCATGCCCCTTCCGCAGGTGATCCCGTACGGTTGCGCCAAGGCGGCGCTCAACGCGATGACGCGTTCTCTCGCCGCCGAATATGGGCCGAAGGTTCGGGTCAACACTTTGGTTCCAGGACCGTTCCTGACCGACATCGCCGACGCGTGGCCTGAACAGCAGCGTCGACTACAACCGAACGCGGTGGGACGCCCGGGACGACCCGACGAGATCGTCACCGCGGCACTCTTTCTGGCCAGTCCATCGTCGACGTTTACGAACGCCGCAC
- a CDS encoding phosphotransferase → MLLAEGREAEVFLRPDGRVLKLWRLPDDGPKAEREHVVCRLLSPLAPTTHGLVHVDGRPGLVMDRIEGDSLLTQLQRRPYGLFRAARVLAGVHVELNARAAPLELPDLRELLTSRLALAGTLPRHHHELSLRLLASLPGGDRLCHSDFHLGNLLGSWDSPVVIDWGWAARGDPTSDVARSELLQRIGALPPGVPPVFRALAAVGRGVLTDLYLSHYRRLGGIEPTFERWRFVHRAARFADDVPEEWPTLLRLLDRAAPTISRQV, encoded by the coding sequence GTGCTGTTGGCCGAGGGTCGGGAGGCGGAGGTGTTCCTGCGGCCGGACGGCCGCGTGCTGAAGCTCTGGCGCCTGCCCGACGACGGGCCGAAGGCCGAGCGAGAGCACGTCGTCTGCCGGCTGCTCAGCCCGCTAGCCCCCACCACCCACGGGCTGGTACATGTCGACGGCCGGCCCGGATTGGTGATGGACCGCATCGAAGGCGATTCGCTGCTGACACAGTTGCAGCGTCGGCCGTACGGGCTGTTCCGGGCCGCCCGAGTGCTCGCTGGCGTTCACGTCGAACTGAATGCCCGTGCCGCCCCGCTTGAGCTACCTGACCTCAGAGAGTTACTCACCTCCCGGCTCGCCCTGGCCGGCACCTTGCCCCGCCACCACCATGAGCTTTCCCTGAGGCTGCTTGCCTCGCTGCCAGGAGGTGACCGGCTCTGCCACAGCGACTTTCATCTCGGGAACCTCCTGGGCTCGTGGGACTCGCCAGTTGTCATCGATTGGGGGTGGGCAGCCCGCGGCGACCCGACATCGGACGTGGCCAGGTCGGAGCTGCTCCAGCGCATCGGCGCTCTCCCACCAGGTGTGCCGCCCGTCTTCCGGGCACTGGCTGCCGTCGGCCGAGGCGTGCTCACCGACCTCTACCTCAGCCACTACCGCCGCTTGGGTGGCATCGAGCCGACCTTCGAGCGGTGGCGGTTCGTGCACCGGGCTGCCCGATTCGCCGACGACGTCCCTGAAGAGTGGCCCACGTTGCTGCGCCTACTCGACCGTGCCGCACCCACCATCAGCCGCCAAGTGTGA
- a CDS encoding histidine phosphatase family protein, whose protein sequence is MSEVRQLRYIRPPGSTDVLLLRHGESVPAREDVPFDLVGGHGDPELDPRGVEQAELLADRLARREGEQAITAIYVTNLRRTAETAAPLVDRLGIEPDVEADLREVFLGEWEGGLYRLKVMQGDPIAIRMIEEERWDVIPGAEPDEEFTARVRRGIDTIASKHPDETVAVFTHGGVIGRAMAEATGSRPFAFLAANNASINHIVVSDGRWTVRSFNDVAHLEGL, encoded by the coding sequence GTGAGCGAGGTTCGTCAGCTCCGTTACATCCGTCCCCCCGGTTCCACCGATGTTCTCCTGCTCCGCCACGGCGAGTCGGTGCCGGCACGGGAGGACGTCCCCTTCGATCTGGTCGGGGGCCACGGTGACCCGGAGCTGGACCCCCGGGGCGTCGAGCAGGCAGAGCTTCTCGCGGATCGCCTCGCCCGCCGGGAAGGGGAACAGGCCATAACCGCGATCTACGTGACCAACCTTCGCCGTACGGCGGAGACCGCCGCACCCCTGGTAGACCGCCTCGGCATCGAGCCGGACGTCGAAGCCGACCTCAGGGAGGTCTTCTTGGGCGAATGGGAGGGCGGGCTTTACCGGCTGAAGGTCATGCAGGGCGACCCAATCGCCATCCGGATGATCGAAGAGGAACGGTGGGACGTGATCCCGGGAGCCGAACCCGACGAGGAGTTCACCGCCAGGGTTCGCAGGGGAATCGACACCATCGCATCGAAGCACCCCGACGAGACTGTTGCCGTCTTCACCCACGGCGGTGTCATCGGCCGGGCGATGGCGGAGGCAACCGGATCCCGACCCTTCGCGTTCCTCGCCGCGAACAACGCATCGATCAACCACATCGTTGTCAGCGACGGCCGCTGGACGGTTCGTTCCTTCAACGACGTGGCGCATCTGGAAGGGCTGTAG